The Sphingobium sp. CR2-8 genome contains a region encoding:
- a CDS encoding helix-turn-helix domain-containing protein, giving the protein MALSLGDAALSALGGMVSTHKPARSGAQHRTGAPVRRDSAEAGTFEETFFAVPAKGETDRLLHVARKTLDAGRRLRRDARSGARELTAAERLISRLTASAVRVYEEILTLARLNKGRVYPSYDHLSAATGLGRATVARALTILETIGFVVRQRRFNRVANEGAGPRYEQTSNAYRPLLPEKVLAYLPRWLRPAPVPEDEIQRRIDHQEDTQLMLKSLSCRDLAETVVDGPLRKILAKLGAAIDSRERESQIDPEPLTDSYLNRLKRVGLVGQRSNA; this is encoded by the coding sequence ATGGCTCTATCACTAGGCGACGCTGCCTTGTCAGCGTTGGGCGGCATGGTGTCGACGCACAAGCCCGCACGGTCGGGCGCGCAGCATCGAACCGGCGCGCCCGTTCGGCGTGACAGCGCCGAAGCGGGCACGTTTGAAGAGACATTCTTTGCTGTTCCCGCAAAGGGGGAGACAGATCGCCTCCTTCATGTGGCCCGCAAAACGCTGGATGCAGGACGCCGCTTGCGCCGCGATGCGCGCAGCGGAGCCAGAGAGCTGACCGCAGCAGAACGCCTCATATCCCGCCTCACAGCAAGCGCTGTACGTGTCTATGAGGAAATCCTAACGTTGGCGCGGCTCAATAAGGGGCGGGTCTATCCCAGCTACGATCATCTATCGGCCGCGACGGGCCTTGGACGCGCGACCGTCGCGAGAGCACTGACGATCCTAGAGACAATCGGCTTTGTTGTCAGGCAGCGTCGTTTCAATCGCGTAGCGAATGAAGGGGCTGGGCCGCGTTATGAGCAGACATCTAACGCCTATCGGCCGCTGTTGCCAGAAAAGGTGCTCGCATATCTTCCACGCTGGTTGCGCCCGGCACCTGTGCCAGAGGATGAAATCCAACGCCGAATTGACCATCAGGAAGATACCCAGCTCATGCTTAAATCATTGTCGTGCCGCGATCTCGCGGAAACGGTCGTTGATGGCCCGTTGCGCAAGATCCTGGCGAAGCTGGGAGCAGCCATAGATAGTCGAGAGCGTGAGTCTCAAATTGATCCTGAACCGCTAACTGATTCATATTTAAATAGGCTCAAAAGAGTTGGCCTAGTCGGCCAACGCTCTAACGCCTGA
- a CDS encoding single-stranded DNA-binding protein: MQNIAEFRIIGRVGKITEYDKVTKISIASNYNRQENGEWVTDTHWNEVSLFGKMIERGTKAQKGDLVHIAGRLRQNSYETPEGRRYTVEVIADGFAVLAKCSDERS; the protein is encoded by the coding sequence ATGCAGAACATCGCGGAGTTTCGGATCATCGGGCGGGTTGGCAAGATCACCGAATATGACAAGGTGACGAAGATCAGCATCGCCTCCAACTACAATCGGCAGGAAAATGGCGAGTGGGTGACGGACACGCACTGGAATGAGGTTTCGCTATTCGGCAAGATGATCGAGCGCGGCACCAAAGCACAAAAAGGCGACTTGGTGCATATCGCCGGTCGCCTTCGCCAGAACTCCTATGAGACGCCGGAGGGCCGGCGCTACACGGTGGAGGTTATCGCCGACGGTTTCGCAGTCCTGGCAAAATGTTCCGACGAGAGAAGTTAA
- a CDS encoding YlcI/YnfO family protein gives MTSSKIRSVGRPPMEDKTIARFPKGTLDRIKTILREGESQADFMREAVELELRRREGPPVGGPDRT, from the coding sequence ACGTCTAGCAAGATCCGATCTGTCGGTCGCCCTCCAATGGAGGATAAGACGATCGCGCGTTTTCCCAAGGGCACACTTGATCGTATCAAGACCATACTGCGCGAGGGTGAAAGCCAGGCCGACTTCATGCGTGAGGCGGTCGAACTGGAGCTGCGCCGTAGGGAAGGGCCGCCAGTAGGCGGCCCTGATCGCACTTAA